In Oreochromis niloticus isolate F11D_XX linkage group LG22, O_niloticus_UMD_NMBU, whole genome shotgun sequence, the sequence ATTTAGCTTAGGCAGTTTAGCACAGAACAGTTTATTCTAGATCATCTTCTTGGGCACCTCTGTGATTTTTAGATGTTTTAGATCTCTCAGAATTTCCTCTGGTGGATCACTAGCGATGATCTTTCACAAGACATTCATGCAAACAATTCACAGATTTTTAATCAGTCTGATATTCATTGTGAAATGGCACATCAGAAAGTGTCAAATGTGCTGGTAGAATGTATGCTCAATTCATTCTAATGAAATAGTCACAAAATGCAATCAATGAATTTGTGAACATATGTTTGGCCAACAGTGCAGTTCATTAAATTGTTTCTATGCTTTTTGTCAAGtagtcataaaacaatatctaCTCATCTGGATTCAAGGAACTAACAGTGCTTCCAATTTGATAAAGGATCATTCAGTTAATATCTAGAGGTGTGAGTTGGTTGCACAAGTCAAAGTACAAATCACTCATAACGCACTTAGAATACAATACGTGTCACTTTGGCAGCACagctattctgttatattttcatatttttgataTGTCTAACTGTATGGTCTCAAGCAAAATCATCTACAGTTAGACACCAGTCAAGCTCTGTAATCACTGGCTAAAAACAGTTTGGTGATATCACTGACACATCTTTAAATTGCATGATCTAATAAACTTTGAGTATTTCATTTATGTGTTTTAGTATTCAAATGTATAATTTCTTCTAGCCCCAGAGTATATTATACATATATTGGAGACAGTGTAGTACAGAAATGTCTGGAGTCTCTAGGATCATGGCAAATGGGCtactgtaaaaaatatttaaatttggtcactgggaaaatgtgaaaaaaatgtttagtgTAAAATACATCGAACACTTGTTTCAGCACTTCCAGATTACAGGTAAAACATCTGGTCTTGGAACTCTTGAAAACATGTAGCCCATAAAACATACTCCAAATATAAACGCTCTTATGCCGCAATGAACCACATGTCCATGAACATGAACAAATGGATCAAATTTTGAATTTGTATTATATTTGTCAGTGTCTGTTTGTTTGAAGATAAAGTAACAGTTTGCTATGTGTGGTGCTTTGTAAAGGTACCTGTCCTAAGACAATGATAATGGGTCCATTGATGTTGGATCCAGAGCTGGTAAATTTTCTACTTGAGGGGACTCCATCGACCCACAGCTGCATGAGTCCAGAGGTAGCGTCCCACGTAGAACAAATAGAATGCCATGTGTTCAACTTGTAGGCAATCCCTTCAACTTTATTCGCTTTGTTCCTGGCCCACAGTTCAAATAAGCCATTTGCAGCTTTCTTGAATATCAGGAAGTTATTGATAGCAGAGGGTGTAGCCAGAGAGAACAAGGAATAGTCTCTATTGAGGTCAGTAAAGGACCTAAAAGCagtgaaaaaatgatttaatagtCTGATATGCGGTAGTttcatatttctttatttaattcagtttgtTTAATCAAAAATACCTGAAACACATGGTTACAGCTCTCAGATCTTGTCTTGATGTAGTCACCCTCACATGAGCTGTGTTGGTTTCTTGTGGGAAggtgaatattttatttgacaaatctttaaaaaaaaaaaaaaaaaaaaaaaatagagaaacaTATGAATAATGCAAATAGAAAAGGAAGTAATAAGCAGCATactataataaaaatgaattaataaaaaatattagcGAAAACCTAAAATCAAAACAGAATAATGATTTTTGTTGAAGCTGTTTTTATGGCAAAGTTTGCCCTCCATAGAGCAACAGCACTAGTGTAGCTAATGCTTCACAATAGAACAACACTTCACATTCACGTTAAACATTAACTATAGGAATTCTGTTCCTGCGAAATGGCCGAGAGATGAATTAGCAGCTGTAATGCAATGATTTATGCAATATGATTTATCATTTATGCAATATTTTATCATTACCAATGTGCATTCAAATTGAATGTATACAAATTTCATTGGTAGTGAAAATGTTAAATGCAACCTTTCAAAGCTCGACTTTTCCCTCCTTAATACCTGCCCATATCTGTGTGCCCTGAAACATTCTAGCTGGAAACTCAGATCACTGCATATTGATATTTGCCAGTCTTTGATTATTTCTGATATATTTGGAACTAATCCCTGCCTCTAACACTATGTatcaaatgtattaaaaaaacaattacaatAATAGGTATATAATTTGAAAGGAAGGAAAATTGGTTTAGCCAAGTGACAAGTGAACGTATGGTGTGGTGTTTAAACATATTCTGTCTCTTGTCATTGtaagctgtgtggcaggcagtggttggacccaaacacaggactGAGACAGAGTATTAAACCTAAAGGTGGCAGTTTTTATTCACTGGCAGAAAAGGAACTTAGAAACACAATACTTGAGCACtagaaataaaaccaaaactcAAACTAGGAAGGATGATCTAAACTGGGAGTTTATGACGTGGCATGACATAACCTGACAAAACATGACAAGTGAGGAACACACAACTAATGCAGAGGACACAACactgacagagagaaacacagtgCTTAAATGCACTGAGGGaaaacgagggaatgagacacaggaggagagcacagctgggagcaATCAAACCTGATGAGACCAAGGGAAGCgaaactagaaacactgacatgagataggaccttcaaagtaaaacaggaagcacacgacaggcacagacttgacactgagcTAAACCTACACTGAACACGAGGACAcaaacaaaacctaagaacCAGAATttacaaaacagagaagaactTGAGTGCTAGAAATACAAAACTAGAAGTCATAAGCCACCACGGTGAAATACAAAAAACTGAAACAccgggtcaccgacccaggactgTGACATCTATTCCTGCTTTTCTTTTGAATAAGGATGAAGGAGCTGGTATATATCTAAAACGGTAAACAGTAACATACCTCTAATGTTAGTATTTATCAGCACAGTAGGCTACACACTCTAAAGTCTAATAcacttttattgttattaattttGGTTGCATATGTTAAATACTTAATAattaagataaataaaaaaataaaaagtacttTGACGAATGGCAGTGCACGATGTCAGCATCACCAGCAGAAGCACCAGCAGCATCTAATACAAAGACATACAAACATAACAATTCAAATTGTATATTGGTATTGGTGATACAAATATATCTGATGTCACTTTCCTCAGTCTTCCGCACCACAATACAGGTAAAAACTGGAAGAGTTTCTGCACATGCAATACATTTTGCTTCACAATGAAAATCATATCTTACCTTTGATACAGTGTCAGGACTCTTTGTGCAACAGTGCAGGAACATGCCTTCTATACTCTGGGTCCTTTTGTGAatggtttattttttaactgtGCTGAATAGTTCCTTTTATACCATGGCTGCTGTTGTAaatgattacttttttttatgaCAGTCATTGTTTCTGTAAATTTCCAGCTTCCTACTTCCTGCACGTGTGTTTACAACTTACAGGGAATCTGAaagcattcacattcacacctatagcAAAGTTTGAATCACCAATCACTAACATTCATGTCTTTGGGTCATAGACATAAGTTAGAGCATGCTGAGTATGCAGAGTAGAGTATGTTTTGACAGTCTTCTCAAttataagtaagtaagtaagtaatgtttat encodes:
- the LOC100712440 gene encoding C-reactive protein isoform X1, whose protein sequence is MFLHCCTKSPDTVSKMLLVLLLVMLTSCTAIRQNLSNKIFTFPQETNTAHVRVTTSRQDLRAVTMCFRSFTDLNRDYSLFSLATPSAINNFLIFKKAANGLFELWARNKANKVEGIAYKLNTWHSICSTWDATSGLMQLWVDGVPSSRKFTSSGSNINGPIIIVLGQEQDTYGGGFDIKQSFVGMMSDVHMWDYPLSPCEIQNYSNNRSFMPGNVLNWNAFEFQIVGRVLIENKQELCQ
- the LOC100712440 gene encoding serum amyloid P-component isoform X2 is translated as MFQGTQIWADLSNKIFTFPQETNTAHVRVTTSRQDLRAVTMCFRSFTDLNRDYSLFSLATPSAINNFLIFKKAANGLFELWARNKANKVEGIAYKLNTWHSICSTWDATSGLMQLWVDGVPSSRKFTSSGSNINGPIIIVLGQEQDTYGGGFDIKQSFVGMMSDVHMWDYPLSPCEIQNYSNNRSFMPGNVLNWNAFEFQIVGRVLIENKQELCQ